The following coding sequences are from one Pigmentibacter sp. JX0631 window:
- a CDS encoding glycosyltransferase family 4 protein, with the protein MKINIAFIINNTNFFLSHRINIAREVLKLNGEVTLFAPEITKKEEKILNNYNINFHYLPFSRQRIRLIDLLRIFILGFKISKLDKIFHLVTIIPIIFCGIPLRLLNKKVVFAVSGLGTIFISQAIYARTIKFFVILVYRFLFNGKNSRLIVQNTVDFDFFKNKLKIRDKNLYLIKGSGVSQFDFNYFEDLPNNRQFPVILVPARLIKEKGIYEICNASKLLLEENFPHEVWISGDIDSGNPSSLTKQEVEQISLAVPSVKFLGYQQNMKDLYKQATMVCLPSYREGLPKALIEAAACGRPIITSNVPGCNEIVEDMKTGILVNVKSVEGLRTAIKKLYLNKELMEQLRLNAYNKFLLEYNEEIIVKKIINLYSSF; encoded by the coding sequence ATGAAGATTAATATAGCTTTTATAATTAATAATACAAATTTTTTTCTGTCTCATAGAATTAATATTGCACGCGAAGTGTTAAAACTTAATGGAGAAGTTACTTTATTTGCGCCTGAAATAACAAAAAAAGAAGAAAAAATATTAAATAATTATAATATAAATTTTCATTACTTACCCTTTTCAAGGCAGAGAATTCGATTAATAGATTTATTGAGAATATTTATTTTAGGGTTTAAAATATCTAAGCTTGATAAAATATTTCACTTAGTAACTATTATTCCTATAATATTTTGTGGCATTCCTTTACGTCTACTGAATAAGAAAGTTGTGTTTGCAGTTTCGGGTTTAGGTACAATTTTTATTTCACAAGCTATTTATGCAAGAACTATAAAATTTTTTGTGATTTTAGTATATCGGTTTTTGTTTAATGGCAAAAACTCCAGATTAATTGTTCAAAATACTGTAGACTTTGATTTTTTCAAAAATAAATTAAAAATTAGAGATAAAAATTTATACTTAATTAAAGGTAGTGGAGTTTCTCAATTTGATTTTAATTATTTTGAAGATCTTCCTAATAATCGGCAATTTCCCGTTATATTAGTTCCTGCTAGATTGATAAAAGAAAAAGGAATTTATGAAATTTGTAATGCTTCAAAGCTTCTTTTAGAGGAAAACTTTCCACATGAAGTTTGGATTTCAGGGGATATTGATAGTGGAAATCCATCTTCTCTTACTAAGCAGGAAGTTGAACAAATTTCTTTAGCAGTACCTTCAGTCAAATTTTTAGGTTATCAACAAAATATGAAAGATTTATATAAGCAAGCTACAATGGTATGTTTACCGTCTTACAGAGAAGGTTTGCCCAAAGCTCTTATTGAAGCGGCAGCATGTGGAAGACCAATCATAACAAGCAATGTTCCTGGTTGTAATGAAATTGTTGAAGACATGAAAACGGGAATATTGGTAAACGTCAAGTCTGTTGAAGGTCTTAGAACTGCAATAAAAAAACTTTATTTAAATAAGGAGCTTATGGAACAGTTAAGGCTTAATGCATATAATAAATTTTTACTTGAATATAATGAAGAAATAATTGTCAAAAAAATTATTAATTTATATTCATCATTTTGA
- a CDS encoding glycosyltransferase, whose translation MKYNKNEIIYFAFSYIKSGGGAEKQILIQAQTLIENGFSIMFLCKEIDENHFYKYCPSGKYSTEIFKSLYKAKKNIVISFLAHDHKYCLLFKILGKIRWIPFEQTHPEYYLKYSNKNFLYRNLKFLMLNFIYTCFSNGLIVQTFDAKEAWKNAFIKYKKPIYELGNIIKENGVVKNNYFDSNLLKIIMIGRLIKIKDYPIALNAFSIMKEKNINFNVSIYGEGPEYLNLVQMVKNFGLEKNIFFKGYCKEVDKEIVNHDIFLITSMVEGMPNALGEAMISAVPCITLNYHANPKEFLGDDNMQIVLERNPELLANRIMQFFDKNILKKYGEMNFHRAKSFFSEECYLAKFKLIYNLITSGKNYT comes from the coding sequence ATGAAATATAATAAAAATGAAATTATTTATTTTGCATTCTCTTATATAAAATCGGGTGGAGGTGCGGAAAAGCAAATTCTTATACAAGCACAAACACTTATTGAAAATGGTTTTTCAATAATGTTTCTTTGTAAAGAAATAGATGAAAATCACTTTTATAAATATTGCCCAAGTGGAAAATATTCTACTGAAATATTTAAATCTTTATATAAGGCAAAAAAAAATATTGTTATTAGTTTCTTAGCTCATGATCATAAGTACTGCTTGCTTTTTAAAATTTTAGGAAAAATCCGTTGGATTCCATTTGAGCAAACTCATCCCGAATATTATCTAAAATACTCAAATAAGAACTTTTTGTATCGGAATTTAAAATTTTTAATGCTAAATTTTATTTATACCTGTTTTTCAAACGGTTTAATAGTTCAAACGTTTGATGCAAAAGAAGCTTGGAAAAATGCATTTATTAAATATAAAAAACCCATTTATGAACTTGGGAATATAATAAAAGAAAATGGTGTTGTAAAAAATAATTATTTTGACAGCAATTTATTAAAAATTATAATGATAGGTCGACTTATAAAAATAAAAGACTATCCAATTGCTTTAAATGCATTTAGTATAATGAAAGAAAAAAATATTAATTTTAATGTTTCAATATATGGTGAGGGCCCAGAGTATTTGAATTTAGTTCAAATGGTCAAAAATTTTGGTCTAGAAAAAAATATTTTTTTTAAAGGTTATTGTAAAGAAGTTGATAAAGAAATTGTAAATCATGACATTTTTTTAATTACCTCCATGGTTGAAGGAATGCCAAACGCTTTAGGAGAAGCTATGATTTCAGCTGTACCTTGCATAACTTTAAACTATCATGCTAATCCAAAAGAGTTTTTAGGTGACGATAATATGCAAATTGTTTTGGAAAGAAATCCTGAATTATTAGCAAATAGAATAATGCAATTTTTTGATAAAAATATTCTAAAAAAATATGGTGAAATGAATTTTCACCGAGCTAAGTCATTTTTTTCTGAAGAATGTTATTTAGCAAAATTTAAATTAATTTATAATTTAATTACAAGTGGTAAAAATTATACATGA
- a CDS encoding NAD-dependent epimerase/dehydratase family protein — protein MKKILVTGAAGFIGYHVTKNLLDKNYTVYGIDNLNNYYDVSLKKNRLNEIYKHKKSENFKFSKMDICDIKELEILFKEQKFDVVINLAAQAGVRYSLENPHAYLKSNLEGFINILECCRHNSIEHLIYASSSSVYGNNTKLPFHEDDPVDHPISLYAATKKSNELLAHTYSHLFQLPCTGLRFFTVYGPWGRPDMAMYLFADAIKNDRPLKLFNRGDMLRDFTFVDDISESIIRLCEHKPTQLIGWNSNQPLASASSSPYRVYNIGNNKPIYVKDLLNKMESFFNKKAIIIHEDIQPGDVPATYADITYLNNDIQFTPKTSIEQGLNLFLNWYQDYNNKV, from the coding sequence TTGAAAAAAATTCTAGTAACTGGAGCGGCGGGCTTTATAGGTTACCATGTAACTAAAAATTTATTAGACAAAAATTATACTGTATATGGTATAGATAATTTAAATAATTATTATGATGTGAGTTTAAAAAAGAATAGATTAAATGAGATATATAAACATAAAAAATCTGAAAATTTCAAATTTTCTAAAATGGATATATGTGATATTAAAGAGTTAGAAATTCTTTTTAAAGAGCAGAAATTTGATGTTGTCATAAATTTAGCAGCTCAAGCTGGAGTAAGATATAGTCTGGAAAATCCTCATGCATATTTAAAGTCTAATTTAGAAGGCTTTATCAATATTCTTGAATGTTGTCGGCATAATTCTATAGAGCATCTCATATATGCTTCTAGTAGTAGTGTATATGGAAACAATACCAAACTTCCTTTTCATGAAGATGACCCTGTTGATCACCCTATAAGTCTTTATGCTGCGACTAAAAAAAGTAACGAGTTGCTTGCTCATACATACTCGCATTTATTTCAATTACCATGCACGGGACTAAGATTCTTCACAGTCTATGGCCCTTGGGGACGTCCAGATATGGCTATGTATTTATTTGCTGATGCTATCAAAAATGATAGACCTTTGAAATTATTTAACCGTGGAGATATGCTAAGAGATTTTACTTTCGTTGATGACATATCTGAAAGTATTATTCGCCTTTGTGAACACAAACCCACACAACTCATTGGCTGGAATTCAAATCAGCCCCTTGCATCAGCTAGTTCAAGTCCTTATCGAGTATATAACATTGGAAATAATAAGCCTATTTATGTCAAAGATCTCCTAAATAAAATGGAATCATTTTTTAATAAAAAAGCAATTATAATTCATGAAGACATTCAGCCAGGTGATGTTCCTGCAACTTACGCGGATATTACATATTTAAATAATGATATTCAATTTACTCCTAAAACTAGTATAGAACAAGGGTTAAACTTATTTTTAAATTGGTATCAAGACTATAATAATAAAGTTTGA
- a CDS encoding glycosyltransferase family 10, with the protein MKIGVFSYYDIYNKDNGIFDKNRYPIGENLEYPFVLLKEKLQNKNITIETLDQRPLEEFDSFLFLDFPSNNIEILNKAKSLNKSLNLVIFECEIIKKNNWIKTNHEYFDKVFTWNPDLVDNEKYVKFYWPNQVPSQLKYGNEKKEKLCTMISGNKINYDKRELYSERIKAINWFEKNSMIDFDLYGTGWESGVFYNFFNPFLKNKISFKVLNKLDRDNMLPSFLKKNISVYKGKVNSKIETLQKYKFSICYENAKNISGYITEKIFDSFFALCVPVYLGENNIKKYIPENCFIDYRDFKNFNEIYRYMINMSDVEYFSYLENIKKFVLNDKLDKFNAENFVKVLIENMKYSK; encoded by the coding sequence ATGAAAATAGGTGTGTTTAGTTATTATGATATCTACAATAAAGATAATGGTATATTTGATAAAAATAGATACCCTATTGGAGAAAATTTAGAATACCCGTTTGTATTATTAAAAGAAAAACTACAGAATAAAAATATAACTATAGAAACTTTAGATCAAAGGCCACTTGAAGAATTTGATTCGTTTCTTTTTTTAGACTTTCCTTCAAATAATATAGAAATTCTTAATAAAGCAAAAAGTTTAAATAAAAGTCTGAATTTAGTCATTTTTGAATGTGAAATTATCAAAAAAAATAATTGGATAAAAACGAATCATGAGTACTTTGATAAGGTGTTCACATGGAATCCTGATCTGGTTGACAATGAAAAGTATGTGAAATTTTATTGGCCTAATCAGGTACCAAGTCAATTAAAATATGGAAATGAAAAAAAAGAAAAACTTTGTACGATGATTTCTGGAAATAAAATTAATTATGACAAAAGAGAATTATATTCAGAGAGAATTAAAGCTATTAATTGGTTTGAAAAAAACAGTATGATAGATTTTGACTTATATGGCACAGGATGGGAATCTGGGGTGTTTTACAATTTTTTTAATCCATTTTTAAAGAATAAAATTTCTTTTAAGGTGTTAAATAAATTAGATAGAGATAATATGTTACCAAGTTTTTTAAAAAAAAATATTTCTGTTTATAAAGGGAAAGTAAATTCTAAAATAGAAACTTTACAGAAATATAAATTTTCTATTTGTTACGAAAATGCAAAAAATATTTCTGGCTATATTACTGAAAAAATATTTGATTCTTTTTTTGCTTTATGTGTACCTGTATACTTAGGTGAAAATAATATTAAAAAGTATATACCTGAAAATTGTTTTATTGACTATCGTGATTTTAAGAATTTTAATGAAATTTATAGATACATGATTAATATGAGTGATGTTGAATATTTTTCTTATTTAGAGAATATAAAAAAATTTGTTTTAAATGATAAATTAGATAAATTTAATGCTGAAAATTTTGTGAAAGTATTGATTGAAAATATGAAATATTCGAAATAA
- the rfbH gene encoding lipopolysaccharide biosynthesis protein RfbH: MVSREEIHSLCHKYYEENFAAGKKFEPEKTFLPANGKVLDVDDLSMLIDASLDMWLTAGRFHEQFEKEFAKFWGLRHSLMVNSGSSANLVAFSALTSPFLKDRKLKPGDEFITPAACFPTTINPALQYGLTPVFVDVDLKIHNVTPEQIEEAITPKTKLVMIAHTLGNPYDAKKISEICKEKGIWFVEDCCDALGATIHEKHVGTFGDLATCSFYPAHHITTGEGGAVMTNNPALKKFAESFRDWGRDCYCAPAQENTCQKRYSWKIGELPLGYDHKYIYSHIGYNLKATDWQAALGLSQLKKVSGFIEKRRYNFNYLKTKLIELGAEEYFDFPTALEGANPSWFGFLLTLKNANMNRSSLLQYLNDKKIGTRLLFGGNITKQPGYLEINKRVIGDLKNTNLIMEKSFYVGIWPGLNEEMLNYIASNLMHVKNL, from the coding sequence GTGGTTTCTCGCGAAGAAATTCATTCTCTGTGTCATAAATATTATGAAGAAAATTTTGCGGCTGGAAAAAAGTTTGAACCAGAGAAAACTTTTCTTCCAGCAAATGGAAAAGTTTTGGATGTTGATGATCTTTCTATGCTGATAGATGCTTCGTTAGATATGTGGTTAACAGCTGGAAGATTTCATGAACAATTTGAAAAAGAATTTGCCAAATTTTGGGGGTTGCGACATTCACTAATGGTTAATTCTGGTTCTAGTGCAAATTTAGTTGCGTTTTCAGCTCTCACAAGTCCTTTCTTAAAAGATAGAAAGTTAAAGCCAGGTGATGAGTTTATAACACCTGCAGCTTGTTTTCCTACAACTATAAATCCAGCCTTACAATATGGATTAACTCCTGTATTTGTTGATGTTGATTTAAAAATTCATAACGTAACACCAGAGCAAATTGAAGAAGCCATAACTCCAAAAACAAAATTAGTCATGATTGCTCATACTCTTGGTAACCCTTACGATGCGAAAAAAATTTCCGAGATTTGCAAAGAAAAGGGAATTTGGTTTGTTGAGGATTGCTGTGATGCTTTGGGAGCAACAATACATGAAAAACATGTAGGAACTTTTGGAGACTTAGCAACATGCAGCTTCTATCCTGCGCATCATATCACAACAGGTGAAGGTGGTGCTGTTATGACTAATAATCCTGCCCTAAAAAAGTTTGCTGAAAGTTTTCGTGATTGGGGTAGGGATTGTTATTGCGCTCCTGCTCAGGAGAATACTTGTCAAAAAAGATATTCATGGAAAATTGGTGAATTGCCATTGGGCTATGATCATAAATATATTTATTCACATATTGGTTACAATTTGAAAGCGACTGATTGGCAAGCTGCATTAGGACTCTCTCAGTTAAAAAAGGTTTCTGGTTTTATTGAAAAAAGAAGATACAATTTTAATTACCTTAAGACAAAATTAATCGAATTAGGTGCAGAAGAATATTTTGATTTTCCAACAGCACTTGAGGGAGCGAATCCTTCTTGGTTTGGTTTTTTATTAACTCTTAAAAATGCGAATATGAATCGCTCTAGTTTACTTCAATATTTGAATGATAAAAAGATCGGAACACGATTACTCTTTGGTGGAAATATTACTAAACAACCAGGATATTTAGAAATAAATAAAAGAGTTATTGGTGATTTAAAAAATACGAATTTGATAATGGAAAAATCTTTTTATGTTGGAATATGGCCAGGCTTAAACGAAGAAATGCTAAACTATATTGCTAGTAATTTAATGCATGTCAAGAATCTTTAA
- the rfbG gene encoding CDP-glucose 4,6-dehydratase encodes MSSNNFWKNKKVLITGNTGFKGSWLSAWLNYLGAEVYGYSLEPETTPSIYKTISIENLVDTKIGDIRNLDLISSYVNLIRPEIIFHLAAQPLVRVSYANPIETYETNVIGTANLLESVRRMKDQSVRSIVIVTTDKCYENKEWFWSYREEEALGGYDPYSSSKAATELIVSSYRSSYFNPSKYSQHQVGIASARAGNVIGGGDWSIDRLVPDIIKALTNKTIIKIRNPHSIRPWQHVLEPLSGYILLAQKLFENGDTYSEAFNFGPLENDSRKVSWIVNEICELWRDGGSWLTETEQQKFHEAFNLKLDISKAKYKLDWEPKWDLKNALKHTVKWYEAYLNNENMLKLTMQQIKEYEQIAK; translated from the coding sequence ATGAGTAGCAATAATTTTTGGAAAAATAAAAAGGTATTAATTACGGGTAATACTGGATTTAAAGGTTCATGGTTGTCAGCTTGGTTAAATTATTTAGGAGCTGAAGTTTATGGTTACTCTCTTGAACCAGAAACGACACCAAGCATTTATAAGACCATTAGTATTGAAAATCTTGTTGATACAAAAATTGGGGATATTCGAAATCTTGACTTAATATCAAGTTATGTAAATTTAATTCGGCCAGAAATTATTTTTCATCTTGCTGCACAGCCTTTAGTTAGGGTTTCATATGCTAATCCAATAGAAACCTATGAAACTAATGTGATAGGAACTGCGAATTTACTTGAGTCAGTAAGACGTATGAAAGATCAATCGGTTCGTTCTATAGTTATTGTGACTACCGATAAATGTTATGAAAATAAAGAATGGTTTTGGAGTTATAGAGAGGAAGAAGCTTTAGGCGGCTATGATCCCTATAGTAGTAGTAAAGCGGCAACGGAATTAATTGTCTCAAGTTACCGCTCATCATATTTTAATCCAAGTAAATACTCTCAACATCAAGTTGGAATAGCCTCTGCAAGAGCTGGAAATGTTATTGGAGGAGGTGATTGGTCAATTGATAGATTAGTTCCAGATATTATAAAAGCTTTGACAAATAAAACTATTATTAAAATACGTAATCCTCACTCTATCCGCCCCTGGCAACATGTTCTTGAACCTTTAAGTGGTTATATTTTACTAGCACAAAAACTGTTTGAAAATGGTGATACGTATTCAGAAGCATTTAATTTTGGGCCCTTAGAAAATGACTCACGTAAAGTTTCATGGATAGTAAATGAGATCTGCGAATTATGGCGTGATGGAGGGAGTTGGTTAACAGAAACGGAACAACAAAAATTTCATGAGGCATTTAATCTTAAGCTTGATATTTCTAAAGCTAAATATAAACTTGATTGGGAGCCTAAGTGGGATTTAAAAAATGCATTAAAACACACCGTAAAGTGGTATGAAGCATATTTAAACAATGAGAACATGCTTAAATTAACAATGCAACAAATAAAAGAATATGAACAAATTGCTAAATAA
- a CDS encoding sugar phosphate nucleotidyltransferase yields the protein MNEDSPLVLKSIAEKIPVVIFAGGLGTRLSEETMNLPKPMVPVGGTPIIVHIMDFYAKFGFCQFVICGGYKIDQIKNYFLTLPYVEKNIEINFSENMHEVIVKPNKEPFHFNRNKWKVTILETGLNSMTGHRVRQAVDYLNENTSYEHICLTYGDGLTNANLHEELKLHLNHTALGTVLAVHNPGRFGVFEFDDSNNKILRFAEKPKEYINGGYFILRKGFEKFLPENNPDSIFEKEPLQNMAELGELVMYKHDGFWQCMDTKRDKDYLENLWSSGEIPWMK from the coding sequence ATGAATGAAGACTCACCTTTGGTGCTAAAAAGTATAGCAGAAAAAATCCCAGTTGTTATTTTCGCTGGTGGTTTAGGGACTCGCTTGTCTGAAGAGACCATGAATTTACCGAAACCAATGGTTCCTGTGGGTGGTACGCCTATTATTGTTCATATAATGGATTTTTATGCAAAATTTGGTTTTTGTCAATTTGTTATCTGCGGTGGATATAAAATAGATCAAATTAAAAATTATTTTTTAACCCTTCCTTATGTTGAAAAAAATATTGAAATAAATTTTTCTGAAAATATGCATGAAGTTATTGTAAAACCTAATAAAGAACCTTTTCATTTTAATAGAAATAAATGGAAAGTCACTATTCTTGAAACTGGGTTGAATTCAATGACAGGTCACAGAGTCAGACAAGCTGTTGATTACTTAAATGAAAATACATCATATGAACACATTTGTTTAACATACGGAGATGGGCTAACTAATGCTAATTTGCATGAAGAACTTAAGCTCCATTTAAATCATACTGCATTAGGTACAGTTTTAGCAGTACATAATCCTGGAAGATTTGGGGTATTTGAATTTGATGATAGCAATAATAAAATATTGAGATTTGCTGAAAAACCAAAAGAATATATTAATGGCGGATATTTTATTTTAAGAAAAGGATTTGAGAAATTTTTGCCTGAAAATAATCCAGACAGTATATTTGAAAAAGAGCCGCTGCAAAATATGGCTGAACTAGGAGAATTAGTTATGTATAAACATGATGGTTTTTGGCAGTGTATGGATACAAAAAGAGATAAAGACTATCTTGAAAATTTGTGGAGTTCTGGTGAAATACCTTGGATGAAATAA
- a CDS encoding glycosyltransferase — MKLAFYIPSLRTGGAEYVAIELLTYLSQQKQWEVFLLTDVKSSTLLSKIPDTVSIVDLNYSSSKNFLNKIKNLFKAIKLNKLDLIVSNISNSNIHILLLKVFYFLPKIKVICVEHSIPSKFLKRSRFLKDKILSKLLSVLYNKSDAVVCVSNACKLDLVNNYKVKIQKCFLVYNPINIEKIKILSQENIEYNLKKICKNRKVISTVSRLSYEKNVDFLIDAIKHLSENYPDLNFVFLIVGDGLDRARLEKKVSANKLDYFVVFIGNTENPFKYVSFSDLFIFAGRLESFGNIFVEALALNKKIMTLESPGALEILENGKYGEIMDENVLRFSQKMYDLLNQKEDLNDLLLKRALDFDSQKCFDSYKELLEKLS, encoded by the coding sequence TTGAAATTAGCATTCTATATCCCTTCATTAAGAACAGGTGGAGCTGAGTATGTTGCAATTGAACTTTTAACATATCTCTCTCAGCAGAAACAATGGGAAGTTTTTTTATTAACGGACGTAAAATCATCTACTTTGCTTTCAAAAATACCTGATACAGTGTCCATAGTAGATTTGAATTATAGTTCTTCTAAAAATTTTTTAAATAAAATAAAAAACTTATTTAAAGCAATTAAATTAAATAAATTAGATTTAATTGTTTCCAATATAAGTAATTCAAATATACATATTTTATTGCTAAAGGTTTTTTATTTTTTGCCTAAAATTAAAGTTATTTGTGTTGAACATTCAATACCTTCTAAATTTTTAAAAAGAAGTAGATTCTTAAAAGATAAAATATTATCCAAATTATTATCAGTCCTTTATAATAAATCTGACGCTGTTGTTTGTGTATCAAATGCTTGTAAACTTGATTTAGTAAATAATTATAAAGTAAAAATTCAGAAATGTTTTTTAGTTTATAACCCAATAAATATTGAAAAAATAAAGATACTATCTCAAGAAAATATAGAGTATAATTTAAAAAAAATATGTAAAAATAGAAAAGTTATTAGCACAGTTTCAAGGTTATCCTATGAAAAAAATGTAGATTTTTTAATTGATGCAATAAAGCATCTTAGTGAGAACTATCCAGATTTAAATTTTGTTTTTTTGATTGTTGGAGATGGTCTTGATAGGGCTCGTTTGGAAAAAAAAGTATCTGCAAATAAATTAGATTATTTTGTAGTTTTCATAGGAAATACAGAAAATCCTTTTAAATATGTATCATTTTCAGATCTCTTTATTTTTGCAGGCAGATTAGAATCATTTGGAAATATTTTTGTAGAAGCATTAGCTCTTAATAAAAAGATAATGACTTTAGAAAGTCCAGGTGCTTTAGAAATTCTTGAAAATGGAAAATATGGTGAGATTATGGATGAAAATGTTTTAAGATTTAGTCAGAAGATGTACGATCTATTAAATCAAAAAGAGGATTTAAATGATTTGCTTTTAAAAAGAGCGTTAGATTTTGATAGTCAAAAATGTTTTGATAGTTACAAAGAATTATTAGAGAAACTGTCTTAA
- a CDS encoding GDP-L-fucose synthase has protein sequence MNKSDKIFVAGHAGLAGTAIVESLEYQGFSNIITRTRSELDLLNLNSVQEFFQNVKPDVVILAAAKVGGIHANNTFRADFIFENLQIQSNVIWSAHVSNVHRLVFLGSSCIYPKNCPQPIKEEYLLSGKLEYTNQPYAIAKIAGIELINSLRKQYNRDYFCVMPTNLFGKNDNYHPENSHVIASLIRKICEAKFSNKKEVIVWGDGTPLREFMYSRDLGDAVSFLAANVSFKDLEQCQLGKLHNLSHINVGSGVEISIKELAYKISSLVKYEGNINFDLSKPNGTSRKLMDCSILKELGWESKANFDESLSKTIVLFNQLKL, from the coding sequence ATGAATAAAAGTGATAAGATTTTTGTTGCTGGTCATGCAGGATTAGCGGGAACAGCAATCGTTGAGTCGCTGGAGTATCAGGGTTTTTCAAACATTATAACAAGAACTAGAAGTGAGTTAGATCTTTTAAATTTAAACTCCGTCCAAGAATTTTTTCAAAATGTAAAACCTGATGTTGTCATTCTTGCAGCAGCAAAAGTTGGTGGAATTCATGCCAATAATACATTTCGAGCTGATTTTATTTTTGAAAATTTGCAAATTCAAAGCAATGTGATTTGGTCAGCACATGTAAGCAATGTTCATCGTCTCGTTTTTTTGGGAAGTAGTTGCATTTATCCAAAAAATTGTCCACAACCGATCAAAGAAGAATATTTACTGTCAGGAAAATTAGAATATACGAATCAACCTTATGCAATCGCAAAGATTGCTGGAATAGAGCTTATTAACAGTTTAAGAAAGCAATATAATAGAGATTATTTTTGTGTAATGCCTACTAATTTATTCGGAAAAAATGATAATTATCACCCTGAAAATTCACATGTTATAGCTTCATTAATTAGAAAAATATGTGAAGCAAAATTTTCAAATAAAAAAGAAGTTATTGTTTGGGGAGATGGAACTCCCCTAAGAGAATTTATGTATTCTAGGGATCTTGGAGATGCTGTTAGCTTTTTGGCTGCAAATGTATCTTTTAAAGATCTTGAACAGTGTCAATTAGGAAAATTACATAATCTTTCTCATATAAATGTAGGTTCAGGGGTTGAAATTAGTATTAAAGAATTGGCTTATAAAATTTCATCTTTAGTAAAATATGAAGGTAATATTAATTTTGATTTAAGCAAGCCAAATGGGACTTCACGCAAGTTAATGGATTGTTCTATTTTGAAAGAGTTGGGATGGGAATCTAAAGCTAATTTTGATGAATCCCTTTCTAAAACAATAGTTTTATTTAATCAATTAAAATTGTAA